One genomic region from Rosa rugosa chromosome 1, drRosRugo1.1, whole genome shotgun sequence encodes:
- the LOC133726390 gene encoding pentatricopeptide repeat-containing protein At2g36730 — MVRLPIPPAKTCNSNFGSKKHQCLFLLNLCLSFKPFSQIHAQIQLSGLHRDPYLLTQLIRFCALSPAKNFTYARTLLHHSHASPPSSWNFLIRGYASSDSPREAIWAFRAMLRRGVRPNKLTFPFLLKSCAMVPALKEGRQAHGYVFKLGLDCDLYVQNNLVHFYGDCKKIKDAVKVFDGMSERSVVSWNAVVTACVDNLRLSDGIVYFLKMRECGFEPDETTMVVVLNACSELGNLSLGRGVHSYVIARGLVLNCQLGTALVDMYAKSGALGYARLLFDRMEGRNVWTWSAMILGLAQHGFAKEALELFPKMLNSSICPNYVTFLGVLCACSHAGLVDDGYRYFHEMEHVYGITPMMIHYGVMVDILGRSGRLKEAYRFMKSMPFEPDPIICRTLLSACSTHDVNDELGVGNKVREKLLELEPSRSGNFVMVANFLAETGMWDKAANLRKVMKEKRMKKRAGESSVELGGSIHKFFSGYDSHSDYEDIYRILDILSLHMKLVDM, encoded by the coding sequence ATGGTTCGGCTTCCAATCCCACCCGCCAAAACCTGTAATTCAAACTTTGGCTCCAAGAAGCACCAATGTCTCTTCCTCCTCAACCTCTGCCTCTCCTTCAAACCCTTCTCTCAGATTCACGCCCAAATCCAACTCTCTGGCCTCCACAGAGACCCCTACCTCCTCACCCAACTCATCCGCTTCTGCGCTTTATCTCCCGCCAAAAACTTCACCTACGCTCGAACCCTCCTCCACCACTCCCATGCTTCGCCGCCGTCTTCCTGGAACTTCCTCATCCGAGGCTACGCCTCCAGTGACTCCCCCAGAGAGGCCATCTGGGCTTTTCGCGCAATGCTCCGCCGTGGAGTTAGGCCCAACAAGCTTACATTCCCTTTTCTTCTCAAGTCCTGCGCCATGGTCCCGGCGCTGAAAGAAGGGAGGCAAGCTCATGGATATGTTTTCAAGTTGGGTTTGGACTGTGATTTGTATGTTCAGAACAATTTGGTTCATTTTTATGGGGATTGCAAGAAGATCAAGGACGCAGTAAAGGTGTTCGATGGAATGTCTGAGAGGAGCGTTGTTTCGTGGAATGCGGTTGTGACCGCTTGCGTTGATAATTTGCGGTTGAGTGATGGGATTGTATATTTTTTGAAGATGAGGGAGTGTGGGTTTGAGCCGGATGAGACTACGATGGTGGTCGTGTTGAATGCGTGCTCCGAGCTTGGGAACTTGAGCTTAGGACGAGGGGTTCACTCCTATGTAATTGCGAGGGGCTTGGTCTTGAATTGTCAGTTGGGTACTGCGCTTGTCGACATGTATGCGAAATCTGGGGCTTTGGGTTATGCCAGGTTGCTTTTTGATAGAATGGAGGGGCGGAATGTGTGGACATGGAGTGCAATGATTCTAGGCCTAGCTCAGCATGGGTTTGCCAAGGAAGCGCTTGAGCTTTTCCCAAAGATGTTGAACTCTTCGATATGCCCAAATTATGTCACATTTCTCGGAGTCCTCTGTGCTTGTAGCCACGCTGGACTGGTGGATGATGGATACCGATACTTTCATGAAATGGAACATGTTTATGGAATTACACCTATGATGATACATTATGGTGTCATGGTGGATATCTTAGGGCGTTCTGGCCGTCTGAAGGAGGCTTATAGATTCATGAAGAGCATGCCCTTTGAACCTGATCCCATCATATGCAGAACATTGCTTAGTGCATGCAGTACTCATGATGTAAATGACGAACTAGGGGTAGGAAATAAAGTTAGAGAGAAATTGCTTGAATTGGAGCCGAGTAGGAGTGGGAATTTTGTGATGGTGGCAAACTTTTTGGCTGAAACTGGTATGTGGGACAAAGCAGCCAATTTGAGGAAGGTCATGAAAGAAAAACGGATGAAGAAGAGGGCAGGGGAGAGCAGCGTTGAGTTGGGCGGATCCATCCATAAGTTCTTTTCTGGCTATGATTCTCATTCTGACTATGAGGATATCTATCGGATACTAGATATATTGAGCTTGCACATGAAGTTGGTTGACATGTAG
- the LOC133726391 gene encoding amino acid transporter AVT1I isoform X1 has translation MEAEPLDKSSLTTPLIVDERQYDEPGCNAKLVEEELESNNSHPQSKATTSTLKTCFNGLNALSGVGILSVPYALATGGWSSLALLFLFAAAAFYSGLLIKRCMDMDSSIRTYPEIGERAFGKKGKILMSIFMNLELYLVATGFLILEGDNLHNMFPTIGFEVEGFKIGGKECFIVIAALIVLPTVWLDNLSLLSYVSASGVLASAIILGSILWTGAFDGVGFHQKGSPIKWSGIPTAVSLYAFCYCAHPVFPTLYTSMKNKKQFSNVLLVCFILCTICYASMAVFGYLMFGSTVQSQITLNLPTTKISSQVAIYTTLVNPISKFALMVTPIMNAAKRWFPGYQNKGFFNILVSTTLVISCVIVALAVPFFAYLMALVGAFLSVTASIIMPCFCYLKISGTYRKIGCEMLIIWGIILLGAAVVIFGTYTSLVEIIGHL, from the exons atGGAAGCTGAACCGCTAGATAAATCGTCACTGACCACTCCTCTTATCGTGGATGAGCGGCAATATGATGAGCCAGGATGCAATGCTAAGCTAGTTGAAGAAGAACTAGAGTCCAACAATTCTCATCCTCAAAGTAAAGCCACAACATCTACTCTCAAAACCTGTTTCAATGGACTCAATGCTCTCTCAG GAGTTGGGATCCTATCAGTTCCTTATGCACTGGCAACTGGAGGGTGGTCAAGCTTAGCACTTCTGTTTTTGTTCGCTGCTGCAGCCTTTTACTCGGGCTTGTTAATCAAGAGATGTATGGATATGGATTCTAGCATAAGAACTTATCCTGAAATAGGCGAACGCGCATTTGGGAAGAAGGGAAAAATATTGATGTCAATTTTCATGAACTTAGAACTCTACTTAGTCGCAACAGGTTTCCTGATTTTGGAAGGAGATAACTTACATAACATGTTTCCAACCATTGGATTTGAAGTGGAGGGTTTTAAAATTGGTGggaaagaatgcttcatagtgATTGCTGCCCTCATTGTTCTGCCAACTGTTTGGTTAGACAACTTGAGCCTTCTTTCCTATGTATCTGCTAGTGGGGTTTTGGCTTCTGCTATCATTCTGGGATCAATTTTGTGGACTGGTGCTTTTGACGGAGTTGGATTTCATCAGAAGGGGTCACCGATTAAGTGGAGTGGAATCCCTACTGCTGTCAGCTTATACGCCTTTTGTTATTGTGCTCATCCTGTGTTCCCTACCCTGTACACTtctatgaaaaacaaaaaacagttcTCCAAT GTTCTCCTTGTCTGCTTTATATTATGCACCATCTGTTATGCATCAATGGCAGTTTTTGGGTACTTAATGTTCGGGTCAACAGTTCAATCGCAGATTACTCTAAACCTCCCGACTACCAAAATTAGCTCACAAGTCGCAATATACACCACCCTGGTCAATCCAATATCCAAATTTGCTTTGATGGTTACACCAATAATGAATGCTGCAAAAAGATGGTTTCCTGGTTACCAGAATAAAGGATTCTTTAACATATTAGTCAGTACCACCCTGGTAATCAGCTGTGTTATAGTAGCTTTGGCTGTACCCTTTTTCGCATATCTCATGGCACTTGTTGGAGCGTTTTTGAGTGTCACAGCTTCAATTATAATGCCATGCTTTTGCTACCTTAAGATTTCTGGCACTTATCGAAAAATTGGATGTGAGATGTTGATCATATGGGGTATAATACTACTAGGTGCTGCAGTAGTCATTTTTGGTACTTACACATCTCTGGTAGAAATAATAGGGCATCTGTAG
- the LOC133726391 gene encoding amino acid transporter AVT1I isoform X2: MDSMLSQLAQAVERTSKPELFCFRFSGVGILSVPYALATGGWSSLALLFLFAAAAFYSGLLIKRCMDMDSSIRTYPEIGERAFGKKGKILMSIFMNLELYLVATGFLILEGDNLHNMFPTIGFEVEGFKIGGKECFIVIAALIVLPTVWLDNLSLLSYVSASGVLASAIILGSILWTGAFDGVGFHQKGSPIKWSGIPTAVSLYAFCYCAHPVFPTLYTSMKNKKQFSNVLLVCFILCTICYASMAVFGYLMFGSTVQSQITLNLPTTKISSQVAIYTTLVNPISKFALMVTPIMNAAKRWFPGYQNKGFFNILVSTTLVISCVIVALAVPFFAYLMALVGAFLSVTASIIMPCFCYLKISGTYRKIGCEMLIIWGIILLGAAVVIFGTYTSLVEIIGHL, translated from the exons ATGGACTCAATGCTCTCTCAG CTTGCTCAAGCAGTAGAAAGAACTTCAAAGCCAGAATTGTTCTGTTTTCGGTTTTCAGGAGTTGGGATCCTATCAGTTCCTTATGCACTGGCAACTGGAGGGTGGTCAAGCTTAGCACTTCTGTTTTTGTTCGCTGCTGCAGCCTTTTACTCGGGCTTGTTAATCAAGAGATGTATGGATATGGATTCTAGCATAAGAACTTATCCTGAAATAGGCGAACGCGCATTTGGGAAGAAGGGAAAAATATTGATGTCAATTTTCATGAACTTAGAACTCTACTTAGTCGCAACAGGTTTCCTGATTTTGGAAGGAGATAACTTACATAACATGTTTCCAACCATTGGATTTGAAGTGGAGGGTTTTAAAATTGGTGggaaagaatgcttcatagtgATTGCTGCCCTCATTGTTCTGCCAACTGTTTGGTTAGACAACTTGAGCCTTCTTTCCTATGTATCTGCTAGTGGGGTTTTGGCTTCTGCTATCATTCTGGGATCAATTTTGTGGACTGGTGCTTTTGACGGAGTTGGATTTCATCAGAAGGGGTCACCGATTAAGTGGAGTGGAATCCCTACTGCTGTCAGCTTATACGCCTTTTGTTATTGTGCTCATCCTGTGTTCCCTACCCTGTACACTtctatgaaaaacaaaaaacagttcTCCAAT GTTCTCCTTGTCTGCTTTATATTATGCACCATCTGTTATGCATCAATGGCAGTTTTTGGGTACTTAATGTTCGGGTCAACAGTTCAATCGCAGATTACTCTAAACCTCCCGACTACCAAAATTAGCTCACAAGTCGCAATATACACCACCCTGGTCAATCCAATATCCAAATTTGCTTTGATGGTTACACCAATAATGAATGCTGCAAAAAGATGGTTTCCTGGTTACCAGAATAAAGGATTCTTTAACATATTAGTCAGTACCACCCTGGTAATCAGCTGTGTTATAGTAGCTTTGGCTGTACCCTTTTTCGCATATCTCATGGCACTTGTTGGAGCGTTTTTGAGTGTCACAGCTTCAATTATAATGCCATGCTTTTGCTACCTTAAGATTTCTGGCACTTATCGAAAAATTGGATGTGAGATGTTGATCATATGGGGTATAATACTACTAGGTGCTGCAGTAGTCATTTTTGGTACTTACACATCTCTGGTAGAAATAATAGGGCATCTGTAG